CGGCTCGGGGCACGCCAGACTGACGCCATGCTGATCTCTGCCCGGCTTGGCCGGCCTCTGCTGCGGTTCTGGACGACGACCCGCGCCAACTTCTACGCCGATGACCAGGTGGCCCGGTGGACCGCGCGGGCGGCCTGGCTGCTGGTGACCGCGTCGGTGTGGCTGGTGCTGATGTTCACGGTGGTGTGGGGGGCGATGGTTGCCGGGGCACCGTCCGGCACGGTGGCCGTGCTGATGGTGGGCCTGGCCTTCGCGGTGCCGGTCGTGTCGATGGTCGCCGTTACGTCCGGGCCGAGGGGCCGGATGGGGGCGCCGGTGCTGACCGCGCTGGTGATGGGCACCGTGGTGCTCGGCTTCTGCCTGAGCTGACCCGGGCCGGGAACGTCGTGACGCTCCCCGGTCGCCTCGGCCTGAGCGCGAGGGCTCTGGACCGATCCGCAACCGGGCCGTACCGCCGTCCCGGGAAATGCCCGGACGCCTATGCGGAGTTCGCCAGGGTGGTGCGGACCGGGGGGCTCGTCCTCGCGGCGTTTCAAGCGGGCGAGGAGATTCGTCACCGGGACTCCTGGTTCGACCGGCCGGTCTCGCTCGACTTCTTCGCCCTGCGCCCTGACGAAGTCGCTGCCGGGCTGAGCGCTGCCGGGTTCAAGGTGGAAGCAAGCCTGATGCGAGGACCCTATTCGGACGAGGCGGACACCGAGCGCGCGTATCTCCTGGCCCGCCGACTGTGACGATCTCTTCCCCGGTCCGGTCTCAGGGGGCCAGGGCGCCGAGCAGGACCAGTCGTTCGGCGGACGGCGTGCCCGGGGCGGCCTGGTAGACGACCAGTTGCTGCTCGGGGGCGCTGTTGACGGTCAGCGTCTCGTAGTGCAGTTCCAGGTCACCGACCTGCGGGTGGTGCAGCAGCTTCGCGCCGGCCGCCTTGCCCTGCACGTCGTGCCGCGCCCACAGCACCCGGAAGTCGTGGCTCTGCAGCGCGAGTTCGCCGACCAGGGCGACAAGTCGCGGGTCGTCGCGGTCGCGGCCGGCGGCGCTGCGCAGGGCGGCGACCGCCGCGCGGGCCGCGGCGTCCCAGTCCCGGTGGAAGGAGCGGGCGGCCGGGTCGAGGAAGGTCATCCGCACCAGGTTGTCCACCCGGGCGAACTCCGTGTAGAGGGCGGCGGCGAGCGGGTTGAGCGCCAGGACGTCCAGCGCCCGGCCGGTCACCACGGCCGGGGCGGGCAGTCCGTCCAGCAGGAGCCGCAGTGCGGGTGCGACGCGCTCGGGTCCGCGCCGGCGGCGGGGTGCGGGAGGGGCTGCGAGGTTGGCCAGGTGGGCGGCGGCGTCCTCGTCCAGTCGCAGGGCCCGGGCGACGGCGTCCAGCAACTGCCGGGAGGGGTTGCGCTCGCGGCCCTGTTCCAGCCGGGTGTAGTAGTCGGTGCTGACTCCGGCGAGCAGGGCCACCTCCTCGCGGCGCAGCCCGGGCACCCGTCGGTGGCCGATGACGCTCACACCGGCCTCGTCCGGTGGCAGTTGGGCACGGCGGGCACGCAGGTAATCCCCGAGCGGACTGTCGCGCCGCGGGGGTCGTTCGATAGGCATGCCTCGAGGCTACGGGGACGCGCGGGCCGGCAGAAGCCAAGTGAGGGGGTGCACCGCACCCGGGCAGAACCGAACCCGGGCAGCCCTGCACCCCGGCAGGGCCGCACCCGGGGAGAGCCGCGGCCTGGAGGCCCGTCCGGAGCCCTGCCAGCGTGGAGGTCTGGGCGTTCCACTGCCGGTCACCCGCAAGATCGACACGGTGCTGGTGGCCGGGCAGGTGCGCAAGTGGGCCGGCCGCCTGCTGGACGTGGACCTGCCCGCGCTGCGCGCCGAGGCCGCCGCCTCCCGGGACCGCATCCTCCGTGCGGCCGCAGGGGAGCGCGGCGAGCCCGGTCAGACGAAGAAGGCGCTCATCCCGTCGACGTCGGACAGGTAGGAGTCGATCGCGGCGATCACACCGTCGCTGATGGTCAGCACGGTCGCCAGGTGCTCGTCCAGCACGCGCCCGTCCGGGGTGTGGGCGGTGTTGTGCAGCGAGAGCGCGGCGCCGTGCTGTCCGACGAGCACGTGGCGCAGCTCGGTGTGCACGCCGCGCCCGGCGATCTCCCAGGCCCGCGCCACCGCGGCGTCGCGGCCGCGCACGGTGCCGGAGATCGTTCCGGCGCCGGGCATCGACCAGACGATGTCCTCGGCGAGCAGCGCGCGCAGCGCCGGCTCGTCGCGCGCCCCGAAGGCGGCGAGGAACCGCCCCGCGACCTCGGCGTGACCGTTGTGCTCCGACATTCGGGCTCCTCCCGTGTTCCTGCAACCACGTTCGACCCTAAGGGATTTCCGGCCGATCGGGGGCGCTACCGACAGGGTGGCGGTGATACCGGTACCGCATGCACCGGACTGCGCCGCATCACCGGGGGGCGTCGCACGGTTCGCGGACACCCGTCCGTTTACCGGTCAGTAGCCAATTCGTCCCAGAGCCTTGACGCATCCTTTGCCGCTGGCGATTCTCGGGTGGATCCCGCACGGCATGCACAGCACATTTCCCCCACCGCCTCCCAATGAAGCGAGGTGCGCCCATGACCATGACCACGCATCACCGCAGAAGCCGCGTCACCACCACCCTGGTGGCGCTGCTTCTCGCCCTCACCGCCGGTGCCTTCGGTGCCGTTCGCGGCCCCGCGGCCCATGCCGCGAACGGCTGGTGGGAGCCGGCCGCCCGTCCCGCGCCCGATTCAGGGATCGACGTCACCGGTGCGCCGTTCACCGGCACCGATGCCGACGGCAAGGTCCGCGGATTCGTCGACGCGCACAACCACCTGATGTCCAACGAGGGTTTCGGCGGCCGCATCATCTGCGGCGCCACCTTCTCCGACAAGGGCGTGGCCGACGCGCTCAAGGACTGTCCGGAGCACTACCCCGACGGCGCGCTCGCCCTGTTCGAGAACGTCACCGGAGGCGCGAACGGGCACCACGACCCGGTCGGCTGGCCGACCTTCCGCGACTGGCCCGCCCACGACTCGCTCAGCCACCAGCAGAACTACTACGCCTGGGTGGAGCGTGCCTGGCGCGGCGGCCAGCGGATCCTGGTCAACGACCTCGTCACGAACGGGCTGCTGTGTTCGATCTACCCGTTCAAGGACCGCAGTTGCGACGAGATGACGGCGATCCGGCTGGAGGCGCAGAAGACGTACGACCTCCAGGCCTATATCGACCGGATGTACGGCGGCCCCGGCAAGGGCTGGTTCCGGATCGTCACCGACGCCGGCCAGGCGCGTGAGGTGATCACGCAGGGCAAGCTGGCCGTCGTGCTCGGAGTGGAGACCTCGGAGCCGTTCGGCTGCAAGCAGATCCTCGACATCGCGCAGTGCAGTCAGGCCGACATCGACCGCGGGCTCGACGAGTTGTACCGGATCGGTGTGCGCAGCATGTTCCTGTGCCACAAGTTCGACAACGCCCTGTGCGGCGTCCGCTTCGACGAGGGCACCATCGGGGTGGCCGTCAACGCGGGGCAGTTCCTGTCCACCGGCACCTTCTGGAAGACCGAGAAGTGCGCCGGGCCGCAGCACGACAACCCGATCGGCCTGCCCACCGCGCAGGCGGCGTCGATCCTGCCGAAGGGTGTGGCCCTCCCGACGTACGCCGGCGACGCGCAGTGCAACACGCGCGGGCTCACCGGCCTCGGCGAGTACGCCGTCCGCGGGCTGATGAAGCGCCACATGATGCTGGAGGTGGACCACATGGGCGTGAAGGCCGCCGACCGGGCCTTCGAGATCCTGGAGTCCGAGTCGTACCCGGGGGTGATCTCCAGCCACAGCTGGATGGACCTGCAGTGGACGGAACGCCTGTACCGGCTCGGCGGGTTCGCCGCCCAGTACGCGCACTCCGCGGAGGGGTTCGTCGGCGAGGCGCGGCGCACCGAGGCACTGCGGGACGCGTACCACGTCGGGTACGGCTACGGCACGGACCTGAACGGTGTCGGCGGCTGGCCGGGGCCGGTCGGCGAGAATGCGCCCAATGCGGTGAAGTACCCGTTCCGCAGTGCCGACGGCGGCTCGGTCATCGACCGCCAGGTCACCGGCGACCGCACCTGGGACCTCAACAAGGACGGCATGGCGCACGACGGCCTGGTACCGGACTGGATCGAGCAGATCCGGCTCAGCGGCGGCCAGGACGTGGTGGACGACCTGATGCACGGCGCCCAGTCCTACCTGGACACCTGGAGGGCCACCGGGCTCCACCACACCGGCACCGATCTGGCGGCGGGCCGGTCGGCGACCGCCAGTTCCTCGGAGTGGTCCCTGTTCACCAGCTACCGGCCGGACCGGGCGGTGGACGACGACCGGGGGACCCGCTGGGCGAGCGGCTGGAGCGACGACCAGTGGCTCCAGGTGGACCTCGGCGCGGTGCGGACGGTCGACCGGGTCACCCTCGACTGGGAGCGTGCCTACGGCAAGGAGTACCGGATCGAAGTGTCCGCGGACGGCACCACCTGGCGCACGGCCTGGTCCACCACCGCGGGCAACGGCGGACTGGACACGGCCGTCTTCGACCCCGCCCGGGCCCGATACGTGCGGGTGCACGGGGTCAGGCGCGGCACCGGCTGGGGCTACTCGCTCTACGAGGTCGGCGTTTTCGGCCCCTGACCTGGTCTGCCGTGACCTGACCTGGTCTGACCTGGCCCTGGCCTGGCCGGGACCTGGCCCTGGCCGAACCCAGCCGGACCGCGACGGGGCCGGCGCCGCACCGGCGCCGGCCCCGTCGCCGCGTCCGCCGCCCGTCAGGGGGCGGGATGCACCGGGTCCGCCGGGGCCTGCTCCGGCGCGGCCTTCGAACCCGCCGGTATGCGCTTGCCCAGACCGACGAAGAGCAGCACCAGGCCGGCGGTCAGCAGCACGTGCCCGAGCCCGGCGGTCATGGCGATCGCCTCGCCGCTCTCGCGCCCCAGCACCGTCAGGGTGCCGTGCAGGGCCATCATGCCCACGGTCAGCGCCATACCGGCGTTGTAGATCCAGAAGAACCAGTCGAAGAGTCTGCTGCGGGTCAGCGAGAACTGCTTCTCCAGCACCAGCACGATGAGGAAGAAGAGCATGCCGAGCGCCAGCAGATGGGTGTGGACCACGGCGAGCTGGGTGTCGCCCGTGAAGTCCTCGGCCTTGGTGAGTTCACGGTAGTACAGGCCGCTGACCACACCGAGGATCATGTAGATGTGGGCCGTGTTGAGGATTCTCCGCATACTCGCGCTCGCCTCCGGGTTCGTCGGATCTTGATTCCCTCTACCTCACCCGGGATCTGATGATCCATCAACCGTGCGTCCGGTAAAAAAACCTGACGGCCTCCACCACGCCGCGCCCGCCGGAATCCACCGGGACCGGCGACGGCAGCCCTAGGCTCGCGGCATGGTGGACGGGCAGTACACGGTACGGGCGATCGGGCGGGTCGAATCCCCGCTGCACACCCGCTCGCAGGCGCCCAAGCAGGGCGACGAGGGCGGCCCGGACGCCTGGCTGGTCTTCGACCCGGCGGTGGCCCGTGGCCTGCGGGAGCTGGCGGCGGGGCAGGAGGTCCTGCTGCTCACCTGGCTCGACCGGGCCGACCGCACGGTGCTCGCCGTCCACCCGCGCGGCGACCTCGCCCGCGCCGAGACCGGGGTCTTCGCCACCCGCTCGCCCGACCGCCCCCACCCGATCGGCCTCCACCGCGCCACCGTCCTCGCCGTGGACATCGGCGCTTGAGGCGGTTGATGCCGCATTCGACCGTGTGCCGTTCGCGGTTGGCCGCCACGGGGACCCGAATCTCGGCCGGCCCCAACTGCGGGGCCGTACCGACCCCTTGCCAATTGGTATAGGCCAATCGTAGGCTCCGATCGGCTGACGGTGCGTCGGGTCCGCGCCGCCGCGCCCGCAGGCTCCCCGGGTTCGCACCTCTCCCCCACAACCGGCCCGAATCCGTACGAGGAGAACCATGTCCTGGACCCGCAGAGTCCTTGCCGCCGGCGTGCTGACGGCCGGAGCGCTGGCCGCCACGGCCGGTCCGGCCAGTGCCCACGGCTCGCTTTTCGGCCCCACCAGCCGGGTGGCGGCCTGCTACGCCGAAGGCCCCGAGCACCCGCAGTCCCAGGTGTGCAAGGACCTGGTCGCGATGAGCGGCACCCAGCCGCTGTACGACTGGAACGAGGTCAACATCGCCGACGCCGGCGGTCGCAGCCAGCAGATCATCCCGGACGGCAAGCTGTGCTCGGCCAACCGCGACAAGTACAAGGCGCTCGACATGGCCCGCACCGACTGGCCTGCCACCACCGTCACCGCGGGCACCACCACCTTCAACTTCCGCGTGACCGCGCCGCACCAGGGCGTCATGACGCTCTACATCACCAAGACCGGCTACAACCCGACCCAGCCGCTCAAGTGGTCCGACCTCGAACTGGCCAGCCCGGTCGCGCAGTACGCCACCGGACGGACCGCCACCAACGGGTACTACACCTTCACCGGCACCCTGCCCAACCGCACCGGCCGCCAGTTGGTGTACCTCGTCTGGCAGCGCACCGACAGTCCGGAGGCGTTCTACGGCTGCTCGGACGTCACCTTCGGCGGCACCGCGACCGCCGCGCTCGCGGCCGCGCACACCCCCGGCAACCCGACCGAGCAGCAACTCACCGCCGACGCGGCCAAGTCCACCGTGGCCTACCACGACCACGGCGCGGCGGCGGCCGCGCCCGCGGACCTCGCGATGGCCCCGGCCTCGCTCGCCACCGACTCCGCCTCCTCGGCCGCGCTGCTCGGCCTGGTCGGCCTCTCCCTGGTCTCCGCCGGCGTGTCCGGCGTCTACCTGTACCGCCGCACCCGGACGGTCGCCGCCGCCGTCTGACCACGGATCTGATCACCCGGGCCGGTCGGCCCGTGGCCCTGCAGGTGCGCAACTGCAGGGCCACGGAGTGGTGTTGATCACCTCACCGACTGATCACAGCTCCGCAACACGCCGGACCCGGCGGCCCGGCGCAGCGGTAGCGTCGGGGCGCTTCAGCCCGCCCGTCCCTGGGGAGCCCATGCGCCTGAGTACCACCACCCTCGCCCGCACCACACTTGTCTGCGCCACATTCGCCCGCACCGCACTCGTCTGCGCCGCCGTCCTCGCCGCCGCCATGGCCTGCGCCGACCCGGGATCGTCGGCCTCGTCCGTGACCGCGGGGGCGGCTCCGGTCTCCGGCCCCGCCAAGGCGGTGGGCGATGCGACCGCCGTGACCAAGCAGCTGCTGGCCACCGGCCTGCCGGTGAAGCTGACGGTCGCCTACACCGACGCCGACGACCCGGAGCGCCGCCTCGGGCAGCCCCACCAGTACGTCTCCAAGACGGCCTTCGACGACACCCGGGTGTCGGGCAGCCCGCTGGCGAAGGAGGACGCGGTCGGCCACCGGCGCGACGCGGTCTCCTACGGCGGCACGGTCGAGATCTTCGCGACCTCCGAGGACGCCGAGGCACGGGTGCGGGACATCGGCGGCGAGCAGCAGTCGTCCGGCGCCGCCAGGCCGGACTACGTCTACCGCTCGGGTGTGGTCGTGGTCCGGGTGTCCCACCTGCTGACCCCCGAGCAGGCGCGCGCCTACGAGGCGGCGATCGGCTGAGTGCCCGGGCCCGGTGCCTCCGTCGGGCCCGTCCCCGACGGAGGCACCTCCCGGGAACGAGGTCCCGCCCGAAGCCGCCGCAGCGCCTCGCCCCGGCAGCGCCTCGCCCCAAAGGAGGCACGGGCACGGGACCTCTGGGATCCTGGCCGTACCATGCCCCCACGCACCGCGAGGAGCGGCCATGTCCGGACAGTTCGAGGCGACCGTCGAGATCGACCGCCCTGTCGAACAGGTCTTCGCCTACCTGGCGGACGGCCGGCACGACCCCGAATTCAGCCCCCGGGTCCAGGAGATCAGCAAGACCCCGGACGGCCCGACCGCCGTCGGCACGGTCTTCCGCAGCACGGTGAAGGACGCCGGGATGAAGTCGTCCCGCGAGTTCCGGATCACCCGCTTGGAGGCACCGCGCACCGTCCGGTGGGCGGAGCAGAGCAAGAACCTCATCACCGCCGAGGGCGGCTACGACCTCGAACCGCTACCGGACGGCCGGACCAGGGTCCGGATCTTCAACGAGCTCGAGGGCCACGGCCTCGGCAAGCTCCTGCTCGGGCCCGCCCTGCACGCCGCCCGCAAGGACGCGCCCGCCTTCGGCGACCGCATCAAGTCGGCCGTCGAGCACTCCTGACGGAGCATCACTTCGGTGCCCCGCTTCGGCGCGCCACTTCGGAGGGCCCGGCCGGACCGGCGCCGAGGCCTGCCGGGCGGCCGGCGCGGTTGCCGTCGGCCCGGGCTGCGGCGACCGTGGGAAGGTGGAGTGCCGCCGCGGCGTGCGGACCAGCGCCGGGACGGCCCTGCACCGAGCACGCCGGCCGGTCGCGCGCGCCCTCCCGGACACCGCAGTCCCGCGGGTGCGCGCTCCCGGCCCGAGCGCAAGGGAGCAGTACATGACCGAGGCCCGCCCCGGCACCGACCGGCATGTCACCGACGGCACCTCTCGGTTCCCGGCACGGCCGGAGGGCGACCGCCGCGAGGCCGCCGCCGACCTTCGGCGCGTCGGCATCAACCCGGACTTCTGGTACCCGGTGGCCCTGTCACGAAAGATCGCGAAGCAGCGCACCTTCCCCGCGGTCTTCGCCGGCGAGCGGATCGCGCTGTACCGCGGCCGCAGCGGCCGGGTCTACGCCCTGGAGGACCGCTGCGCGCACCGCCAGGTACCGCTGAGCATGGGCGTGGTGGAGGACGAGATCCTGCGCTGCT
This genomic window from Streptomyces sp. TLI_235 contains:
- a CDS encoding hypothetical protein (manually curated), with the protein product MGGDGCRGTVRHGGRADGGPGLRGAGRVDGRRYVRAEGPDGGAGADRAGDGHRGARLLPELTRAGNVVTLPGRLGLSARALDRSATGPYRRPGKCPDAYAEFARVVRTGGLVLAAFQAGEEIRHRDSWFDRPVSLDFFALRPDEVAAGLSAAGFKVEASLMRGPYSDEADTERAYLLARRL
- a CDS encoding helix-turn-helix protein, yielding MSVIGHRRVPGLRREEVALLAGVSTDYYTRLEQGRERNPSRQLLDAVARALRLDEDAAAHLANLAAPPAPRRRRGPERVAPALRLLLDGLPAPAVVTGRALDVLALNPLAAALYTEFARVDNLVRMTFLDPAARSFHRDWDAAARAAVAALRSAAGRDRDDPRLVALVGELALQSHDFRVLWARHDVQGKAAGAKLLHHPQVGDLELHYETLTVNSAPEQQLVVYQAAPGTPSAERLVLLGALAP
- a CDS encoding F5/8 type C domain-containing protein, translated to MTMTTHHRRSRVTTTLVALLLALTAGAFGAVRGPAAHAANGWWEPAARPAPDSGIDVTGAPFTGTDADGKVRGFVDAHNHLMSNEGFGGRIICGATFSDKGVADALKDCPEHYPDGALALFENVTGGANGHHDPVGWPTFRDWPAHDSLSHQQNYYAWVERAWRGGQRILVNDLVTNGLLCSIYPFKDRSCDEMTAIRLEAQKTYDLQAYIDRMYGGPGKGWFRIVTDAGQAREVITQGKLAVVLGVETSEPFGCKQILDIAQCSQADIDRGLDELYRIGVRSMFLCHKFDNALCGVRFDEGTIGVAVNAGQFLSTGTFWKTEKCAGPQHDNPIGLPTAQAASILPKGVALPTYAGDAQCNTRGLTGLGEYAVRGLMKRHMMLEVDHMGVKAADRAFEILESESYPGVISSHSWMDLQWTERLYRLGGFAAQYAHSAEGFVGEARRTEALRDAYHVGYGYGTDLNGVGGWPGPVGENAPNAVKYPFRSADGGSVIDRQVTGDRTWDLNKDGMAHDGLVPDWIEQIRLSGGQDVVDDLMHGAQSYLDTWRATGLHHTGTDLAAGRSATASSSEWSLFTSYRPDRAVDDDRGTRWASGWSDDQWLQVDLGAVRTVDRVTLDWERAYGKEYRIEVSADGTTWRTAWSTTAGNGGLDTAVFDPARARYVRVHGVRRGTGWGYSLYEVGVFGP
- a CDS encoding putative carbohydrate-binding protein with CBM5 and CBM33 domain, whose protein sequence is MSWTRRVLAAGVLTAGALAATAGPASAHGSLFGPTSRVAACYAEGPEHPQSQVCKDLVAMSGTQPLYDWNEVNIADAGGRSQQIIPDGKLCSANRDKYKALDMARTDWPATTVTAGTTTFNFRVTAPHQGVMTLYITKTGYNPTQPLKWSDLELASPVAQYATGRTATNGYYTFTGTLPNRTGRQLVYLVWQRTDSPEAFYGCSDVTFGGTATAALAAAHTPGNPTEQQLTADAAKSTVAYHDHGAAAAAPADLAMAPASLATDSASSAALLGLVGLSLVSAGVSGVYLYRRTRTVAAAV
- a CDS encoding polyketide cyclase/dehydrase/lipid transport protein; amino-acid sequence: MSGQFEATVEIDRPVEQVFAYLADGRHDPEFSPRVQEISKTPDGPTAVGTVFRSTVKDAGMKSSREFRITRLEAPRTVRWAEQSKNLITAEGGYDLEPLPDGRTRVRIFNELEGHGLGKLLLGPALHAARKDAPAFGDRIKSAVEHS